A genomic segment from Legionella micdadei encodes:
- a CDS encoding FAD-binding oxidoreductase translates to MLSKNKQFSNFSHAKQTTSDCFRPDDEQEVELLATLSSEKGLLARGNGSSYGDCCLNDDGVIIDTSRLNHLLSFDEDSGLLICQGSVTFADLLHINPHYIPPVIPGTLRATVAGGIANDVHGKNNHNAGSFGEHVEWIDLQLGNHNFHCDRKTHSELFYATIAGLGLTGIIKQAAINMRKASHFVSVRYEKHYDFTGLLQQMKGQGCQFDYQVAWLDLLNEPCALLSLANHCDSMNHPQPPRHFTVPKLPVRLVNPWVMKQFNRFYFKFHPSTQRTLTLKQFNNPLDSISHWNRLYGKKGLLQFQAVVNEEISMEALNELLKIIHAHQAVPTLAVLKYFTKGGIGLLSFTQPGYTVAIDFINNPNAQKAISAMNEWITEANGKVYLAKDLLLTQEQFVKQYPNHEQFSQLLNQYQSTMRSDLSHRLGITP, encoded by the coding sequence ATGCTCAGTAAAAATAAGCAATTTTCCAATTTTAGTCATGCTAAACAAACCACATCGGATTGTTTTCGTCCGGATGATGAACAAGAGGTTGAGCTTCTTGCCACTTTGTCGTCGGAGAAAGGACTGCTAGCAAGGGGAAATGGTTCAAGCTATGGGGATTGCTGTCTTAACGATGATGGCGTCATCATTGACACCTCTCGCTTAAATCATCTTTTGTCTTTTGATGAAGATTCAGGGCTTTTAATTTGCCAGGGAAGTGTAACTTTTGCTGATCTCCTCCATATTAACCCCCATTACATCCCTCCTGTTATTCCAGGTACTCTACGCGCTACTGTAGCAGGTGGCATCGCTAATGATGTTCATGGTAAAAACAATCATAATGCTGGAAGTTTTGGTGAGCATGTAGAATGGATTGATTTGCAATTAGGGAATCACAATTTTCACTGTGATCGAAAGACCCATTCGGAATTATTTTATGCAACTATTGCAGGGCTTGGTCTAACAGGCATTATTAAACAAGCGGCGATTAACATGCGTAAGGCCTCTCATTTTGTATCGGTTCGCTACGAAAAACATTATGACTTTACTGGATTGTTACAGCAAATGAAAGGCCAGGGGTGTCAGTTTGATTACCAAGTTGCTTGGCTTGATTTACTGAATGAACCTTGTGCTTTACTATCATTGGCTAATCATTGCGACAGTATGAACCACCCTCAGCCCCCCCGTCATTTTACGGTTCCCAAATTACCGGTACGTCTTGTTAATCCATGGGTAATGAAGCAGTTTAATCGTTTTTATTTTAAATTTCATCCATCAACGCAGAGAACACTCACACTCAAGCAATTTAATAATCCGCTTGATTCAATTTCACATTGGAATCGTTTATACGGTAAAAAAGGGCTTTTACAATTTCAAGCAGTTGTTAATGAAGAAATCTCTATGGAAGCACTTAACGAATTACTAAAAATCATTCACGCTCATCAAGCTGTGCCAACGCTTGCTGTACTAAAATACTTTACTAAAGGGGGAATCGGACTCCTGTCTTTTACCCAGCCTGGCTATACCGTGGCTATTGATTTCATTAATAATCCAAACGCCCAAAAGGCGATTTCGGCGATGAATGAATGGATTACTGAGGCAAATGGGAAGGTTTATTTAGCTAAAGACTTATTGTTGACACAAGAGCAGTTCGTTAAGCAATACCCCAATCATGAGCAATTTTCCCAATTACTCAATCAGTATCA